From one Lotus japonicus ecotype B-129 chromosome 3, LjGifu_v1.2 genomic stretch:
- the LOC130747602 gene encoding protein EARLY-RESPONSIVE TO DEHYDRATION 7, chloroplastic-like isoform X1, with protein MSLPHQSLYPQVHSTNPDANSPFSHASTSSSMYPSVGNPTTAQQPSEHVLVTVPGVILHLIEKDSSVHLASGDLNIISLMEGDRVVTVLASVGDQVQWPLAKDVSAVKLDDSHYFFTIRVPKEGGEFEVLNYGVTVAAEGRGRGKELDEVLEKYCFLSVEKVEGLGNWAVLKSEEKGVAVEEKSAAYWTTLAPNVEDYSSRFARWIASGSGQMVRGILWCGDVTVDRLKWGNDFLKKRLQPGEKNSQISPQAMERMKRVKNLTKMSEKVALGILSGVVKVSGFFTSSVVNSKPGKKFFSLLPGEIVLASMDGFNKVCDAVEVAGRNVMSTSSVVTTGLVSHKYGEEAAQVTNEGLDAAGHAIGTAWTVFKLRKALNPKSVIKPTTLAKAAARASSAELKAKK; from the exons ATGTCTCTTCCTCATCAATCTCTCTACCCACAAGTTCACTCCACTAACCCAGACGCAAACTCCCCTTTCTCTCACGCTTCAACCTCCTCTTCAATGTATCCCTCAGTCGGCAATCCCACCACGGCGCAGCAGCCATCGGAGCATGTTCTCGTCACCGTCCCCGGCGTGATTCTGCATCTCATAGAAAAAGACTCCAGCGTCCACCTCGCTTCCGGCGACCTCAACATAATAAGCCTCATGGAAGGGGACAGAGTCGTCACTGTTTTGGCCTCCGTTGGTGATCAAGTTCAGTGGCCGTTAGCTAAGGACGTTTCAGCGGTGAAGCTTGATGACTCTCACTATTTCTTCACGATTAGAGTTCCAAAGGAGGGTGGAGAGTTTGAAGTGCTGAACTATGGTGTCACCGTGGCAGCGGAAGGGAGAGGAAGAGGGAAGGAACTCGATGAGGTTCTGGAGAAGTACTGTTTTCTGTCGGTGGAGAAGGTGGAGGGTTTGGGAAATTGGGCGGTGTTGAAATCAGAGGAGAAGGGAGTGGCGGTGGAGGAGAAATCGGCGGCGTATTGGACCACGTTGGCTCCAAACGTGGAGGATTACAGCAGCCGTTTCGCGAGGTGGATAGCTTCTGGGTCGGGTCAGATGGTGAGGGGGATTCTCTGGTGTGGGGATGTTACTGTGGATAGGTTGAAATGGGGGAATGATTTCTTGAAGAAGAGGTTGCAGCCTGGTGAAAAGAACTCACAAATCAGTCCCCAAGCCATGGAGAGAATGAAAAG GGTTAAGAATTTGACTAAGATGTCAGAGAAAGTGGCCCTTGGAATTCTCTCAGGGGTTGTGAAGGTGTCTGGATTCTTCACTAGTTCAGTAGTCAACTCTAAACCGGGAAAGAAATTCTTCAGCCTTCTTCCCGGAGAAATTGTTCTTGCTTCCATGGATGGATTCA ATAAGGTCTGTGATGCTGTAGAAGTAGCTGGAAGGAATGTCATGTCTACTTCATCAGTTGTTACCACCGGACTAGTTTCACATAA ATATGGAGAAGAAGCTGCTCAGGTTACAAATGAAGGCCTTGATGCTGCAGGGCATGCAATTGGAACAGCTTGGACTGTGTTCAAACTTAGGAAAGCACTCAACCCAAAGAGTGTGATCAAACCAACAACACTAGCTAAAGCTGCTGCCCGAGCAAGCTCTGCTGAACTGAAGGCTAAGAAATAA
- the LOC130747602 gene encoding protein EARLY-RESPONSIVE TO DEHYDRATION 7, chloroplastic-like isoform X2, which yields MSLPHQSLYPQVHSTNPDANSPFSHASTSSSMYPSVGNPTTAQQPSEHVLVTVPGVILHLIEKDSSVHLASGDLNIISLMEGDRVVTVLASVGDQVQWPLAKDVSAVKLDDSHYFFTIRVPKEGGEFEVLNYGVTVAAEGRGRGKELDEVLEKYCFLSVEKVEGLGNWAVLKSEEKGVAVEEKSAAYWTTLAPNVEDYSSRFARWIASGSGQMVRGILWCGDVTVDRLKWGNDFLKKRLQPGEKNSQISPQAMERMKRVKNLTKMSEKVALGILSGVVKVSGFFTSSVVNSKPGKKFFSLLPGEIVLASMDGFNKVCDAVEVAGRNVMSTSSVVTTGLVSHK from the exons ATGTCTCTTCCTCATCAATCTCTCTACCCACAAGTTCACTCCACTAACCCAGACGCAAACTCCCCTTTCTCTCACGCTTCAACCTCCTCTTCAATGTATCCCTCAGTCGGCAATCCCACCACGGCGCAGCAGCCATCGGAGCATGTTCTCGTCACCGTCCCCGGCGTGATTCTGCATCTCATAGAAAAAGACTCCAGCGTCCACCTCGCTTCCGGCGACCTCAACATAATAAGCCTCATGGAAGGGGACAGAGTCGTCACTGTTTTGGCCTCCGTTGGTGATCAAGTTCAGTGGCCGTTAGCTAAGGACGTTTCAGCGGTGAAGCTTGATGACTCTCACTATTTCTTCACGATTAGAGTTCCAAAGGAGGGTGGAGAGTTTGAAGTGCTGAACTATGGTGTCACCGTGGCAGCGGAAGGGAGAGGAAGAGGGAAGGAACTCGATGAGGTTCTGGAGAAGTACTGTTTTCTGTCGGTGGAGAAGGTGGAGGGTTTGGGAAATTGGGCGGTGTTGAAATCAGAGGAGAAGGGAGTGGCGGTGGAGGAGAAATCGGCGGCGTATTGGACCACGTTGGCTCCAAACGTGGAGGATTACAGCAGCCGTTTCGCGAGGTGGATAGCTTCTGGGTCGGGTCAGATGGTGAGGGGGATTCTCTGGTGTGGGGATGTTACTGTGGATAGGTTGAAATGGGGGAATGATTTCTTGAAGAAGAGGTTGCAGCCTGGTGAAAAGAACTCACAAATCAGTCCCCAAGCCATGGAGAGAATGAAAAG GGTTAAGAATTTGACTAAGATGTCAGAGAAAGTGGCCCTTGGAATTCTCTCAGGGGTTGTGAAGGTGTCTGGATTCTTCACTAGTTCAGTAGTCAACTCTAAACCGGGAAAGAAATTCTTCAGCCTTCTTCCCGGAGAAATTGTTCTTGCTTCCATGGATGGATTCA ATAAGGTCTGTGATGCTGTAGAAGTAGCTGGAAGGAATGTCATGTCTACTTCATCAGTTGTTACCACCGGACTAGTTTCACATAAGTAA
- the LOC130747601 gene encoding amino acid permease 4-like, whose protein sequence is MLSRSRTLPSRIHHGIKIEERHDIKHSLQVEVQPKIQKETEAMAVDSNSKCFDDDGRLKRTGTYWTASAHIITAIIGSGVLSLAWAVAQLGWVAGPVIMLLFAIVNLYTSSLLTQCYRAGDSVTGQRNYTYMDAVKSILGGKKVKICGLIQYVNLFGIAIGYTIAASVSMMAIKRSNCYHKSHGKDPCRMSSNWYMITFGVAEVILSQIPDFDQVWWLSIVAAIMSFTYSFVGLGLGVAKVAENKSFKGSLMGISIGTVTQAGTVTSTEKIWRTFQALGAMAFAYSFSIILIEIQDTLRSPPAEYKTMKRASRLSITVTTVFYLLCGCMGYAAFGDLAPGNLLTGFGFYNPYWLLDIANLAIVVHLVGAYQVFSQPLFAFVEKWIARKWPKDGIVTAEYEIPIPYFGVYKLNFFRLVWRTIFVMLTTIMAMLLPFFNDIVGILGAFGFWPLTVYFPIDMYISQKKIGRWSNRWLGLQMLSVSCLIISLLAAVGSVAGVVLDLKTFKPFKTSY, encoded by the exons ATGTTGTCAAGAAGTAGAACCCTTCCTAGCAGAATCCACCATGGAATTAAA ATAGAAGAAAGGCATGATATCAAGCACTCCTTACAAGTAGAAGTGCAGCCCAAGATCCAAAAGGAGACTGAAGCAATGGCTGTGGATTCTAACTCCAAATGCTTTGATGATGATGGCCGCTTGAAGAGAACAG GGACATATTGGACAGCTTCAGCTCATATCATCACTGCTATAATAGGCTCAGGAGTACTTTCACTGGCATGGGCTGTGGCTCAGCTTGGCTGGGTTGCTGGACCTGTTATCATGCTTCTCTTTGCCATTGTCAATCTCTACACTTCCAGCCTCCTAACGCAGTGTTACAGGGCTGGTGACTCTGTTACTGGACAGCGAAATTACACCTACATGGATGCAGTAAAGTCCATCTTAG GAGGAAAAAAAGTGAAGATATGTGGCTTGATCCAATATGTTAACCTTTTTGGAATTGCAATTGGGTATACCATTGCTGCTTCAGTCAGTATGAT GGCTATAAAAAGGTCAAATTGTTATCACAAGAGTCATGGAAAAGATCCATGCCGCATGTCAAGCAATTGGTATATGATAACATTTGGGGTGGCGGAAGTGATTCTTTCCCAAATCCCAGACTTTGATCAAGTATGGTGGCTATCCATAGTTGCAGCTATCATGTCATTCACTTATTCTTTTGTTGGATTGGGTCTTGGTGTGGCCAAAGTAGCAG AAAATAAAAGTTTTAAAGGAAGCTTGATGGGAATTAGCATTGGTACAGTTACACAAGCTGGAACAGTCACTAGCACAGAGAAAATATGGAGGACTTTTCAAGCTCTGGGGGCAATGGCCTTTGCATACTCTTTTTCCATTATCCTCATTGAAATTCAG GACACTCTAAGGTCTCCTCCTGCTGAGTATAAGACAATGAAAAGGGCAAGTAGGTTGAGCATAACAGTTACCACAGTTTTCTATTTACTCTGTGGATGCATGGGTTATGCAGCCTTTGGAGATCTTGCACCTGGAAATCTTTTGACTGGTTTTGGGTTCTATAACCCCTATTGGCTTCTGGACATTGCCAACCTTGCAATTGTTGTGCACCTAGTTGGGGCATACCAG GTTTTTTCCCAGCCCTTATTTGCATTTGTTGAAAAGTGGATTGCACGTAAGTGGCCAAAGGATGGTATAGTCACCGCAGAATATGAAATTCCCATTCCCTACTTTGGGGTGTACAAACTCAACTTCTTCCGCTTAGTATGGAGGACCATCTTTGTGATGTTGACTACCATCATGGCCATGCTATTGCCTTTTTTCAATGACATTGTTGGAATACTTGGAGCTTTTGGGTTCTGGCCCTTAACAGTTTATTTCCCAATAGACATGTACATCTCACAAAAGAAGATTGGAAGATGGAGTAATCGGTGGCTTGGACTTCAGATGCTTAGTGTCAGTTGCCTCATCATTTCATTGTTAGCTGCTGTTGGCTCTGTGGCTGGTGTTGTTTTGGATCTCAAGACTTTCAAGCCTTTTAAAACTAGTTATTAA